Proteins found in one Chthoniobacterales bacterium genomic segment:
- a CDS encoding DegT/DnrJ/EryC1/StrS family aminotransferase, giving the protein MSVPLLDLRLQYTQVKDDVQRRIEALCESQQFILGRAVEEIEEAIRDYTGCGHAIGTSSGTDALLAILMAMGIGRGDAVITTPYTFFATAGCIHRVGAEPVFVDIDAATYNMDPAKLEQCLRKKCRSGPDGRLVTAAGNRVRAIMPVHLFGCVCDMDRIGALAKEFDLPVIEDAAQAIGADYPSKSGKTQRAGAIGEASYFSFFPSKNLGAFGDAGMATCREADLAAQIKLMRNHGMGVQYHHEKVGGNFRLDALQAVVLSAKLSRLDEWHAARRHNAALYREEFGKLGLLDRITLPVEPYAASGLKNHHIYHQYVIRVPDRDKVREQLTAAGIGCAVYYPVPLHLQECFAPLGHSAGDFPESEKAARESLALPIYPELTGEQIREVTGALASVLN; this is encoded by the coding sequence GTGTCCGTCCCTTTGCTGGATTTGCGCCTGCAATACACGCAGGTGAAAGACGATGTGCAGCGCCGCATCGAAGCGCTGTGCGAGAGCCAGCAGTTCATCCTCGGCCGCGCCGTCGAGGAGATCGAGGAGGCCATCCGTGACTACACGGGCTGCGGGCACGCCATCGGCACCTCGTCCGGCACGGATGCGCTGCTCGCCATTCTCATGGCCATGGGTATCGGTCGCGGCGACGCGGTCATCACCACGCCCTACACGTTCTTTGCCACGGCCGGCTGCATCCACCGCGTCGGCGCGGAACCGGTCTTCGTGGACATCGACGCCGCGACCTACAACATGGATCCCGCGAAGCTCGAGCAATGCCTGCGCAAAAAATGTCGCAGCGGCCCCGACGGACGACTTGTCACCGCCGCGGGCAACCGCGTGCGGGCGATCATGCCCGTGCACTTGTTCGGCTGCGTGTGCGACATGGACCGCATCGGTGCCCTGGCCAAGGAATTCGATCTGCCCGTCATCGAAGATGCGGCGCAGGCCATCGGCGCGGATTATCCCTCGAAGTCCGGAAAGACGCAGCGCGCCGGTGCGATCGGCGAGGCGAGCTACTTCAGCTTCTTCCCGTCGAAAAATCTTGGCGCGTTCGGCGACGCGGGCATGGCGACGTGCCGCGAGGCGGACCTTGCCGCGCAGATCAAACTCATGCGCAACCACGGGATGGGCGTGCAATACCATCACGAAAAAGTCGGCGGCAACTTCCGCCTTGATGCGCTCCAAGCCGTCGTTCTCTCGGCCAAATTGTCCCGTCTCGACGAATGGCACGCTGCGCGCCGCCACAACGCAGCGCTTTATCGCGAAGAGTTCGGCAAGCTCGGACTGCTCGACCGCATCACGCTGCCGGTCGAGCCCTACGCCGCGTCCGGCCTGAAGAATCACCACATCTACCATCAATATGTCATCCGCGTGCCGGACCGCGACAAAGTGCGCGAACAACTTACCGCGGCCGGCATCGGTTGCGCGGTTTACTATCCGGTCCCGCTTCATTTGCAGGAGTGCTTCGCCCCGCTCGGCCACTCCGCGGGCGATTTTCCCGAGTCGGAGAAAGCTGCCCGCGAATCGTTGGCGCTGCCCATTTATCCCGAGTTGACAGGTGAACAAATCCGCGAGGTGACGGGAGCTTTGGCCTCGGTTTTGAACTGA
- a CDS encoding 30S ribosomal protein S12 — protein sequence MPTINQLVRKGRRKVTLKSKSPALVNCPQRRGVCVQVMTRTPKKPNSALRKVAKVRLTNGQEVIAYIPGEGHNLQEHSIVLVRGGRVKDLPGVRYHIVRGSLDTLGVDGRRRGRSKYGAKRPKAGAEAKK from the coding sequence ATGCCTACGATCAACCAACTTGTCCGCAAAGGACGCCGTAAAGTGACTTTGAAGTCAAAGTCCCCGGCGCTCGTCAATTGTCCACAGCGCCGTGGCGTCTGCGTGCAGGTCATGACCCGCACGCCGAAGAAACCCAACTCAGCTTTGCGCAAGGTTGCCAAGGTTCGCCTGACCAACGGCCAGGAAGTCATCGCCTACATTCCGGGCGAGGGCCACAACCTCCAAGAGCACTCGATCGTGCTCGTGCGCGGGGGCCGCGTGAAGGACTTGCCGGGCGTGCGTTACCATATCGTCCGCGGTTCGCTTGACACGCTCGGCGTGGATGGCCGTCGTCGCGGACGCTCCAAATACGGCGCCAAGCGACCGAAAGCCGGCGCCGAAGCCAAGAAATAA
- the rpsG gene encoding 30S ribosomal protein S7: MARRRRATKRTTLGDSRYGSPMVTRLINTVMRSGKKSVAEGIVYTAIEKSREGSESVDPLDVLNKALDNVRPRLEVKSRRVGGATYQVPMEVPAERQYALAMRWLVSFAAKRKAVPMKEALAIELKDAASGQGNAIKKRDEMHKMAQANRAFAHFRW, translated from the coding sequence ATGGCACGCAGACGCAGAGCAACAAAAAGGACCACCCTCGGTGACAGCCGCTACGGCAGCCCGATGGTCACGCGGCTCATCAACACCGTGATGCGCAGCGGCAAAAAGTCCGTGGCCGAGGGCATTGTTTATACCGCGATTGAAAAATCGCGCGAAGGCAGCGAGTCGGTCGATCCCCTCGACGTTCTCAACAAGGCGCTCGACAACGTGCGCCCGCGGCTCGAGGTGAAATCCCGCCGTGTCGGCGGCGCCACCTACCAGGTGCCGATGGAAGTTCCGGCCGAGCGCCAATACGCCTTGGCCATGCGTTGGCTCGTCAGTTTCGCCGCCAAGCGCAAAGCCGTTCCGATGAAAGAAGCGCTGGCCATCGAACTCAAAGACGCCGCTTCCGGCCAAGGCAACGCCATCAAGAAGCGCGACGAAATGCACAAGATGGCCCAAGCCAACCGCGCTTTCGCCCACTTCCGTTGGTAA
- the fusA gene encoding elongation factor G, giving the protein MSATATAPATAANPNSPDRAFPLERTRNIGICAHIDAGKTTLTERILFYTGMIHKIGEVHEGTTVTDWMEQERERGITITSAATTCSWLQKPEKDVFKLFENIKQRVNIIDTPGHVDFTAEVERSLRVLDGAIAVFCGVAGVQPQSETVWRQATKYNVPRIAFVNKMDRTGADFEAAVESMRTKLGANVWPILIPLGKEDNLRGQIDVVNQKAILYSDNDVMGSTYEVAEIPDDHKEMAKKAYEDLITQMTDLDEEIGMMFLEEKPITKEDLKAAIRRQTIANKFVPVAGGSAFKNKGVQYLVDAVVDYLPSPLDIPPAKGQDPDDATPIDAAANDNGNFASLAFKLWSDPFVGKLVFFRVYSGKLSKGDTVYNPRTRKRERISRLIQIQADKREDIDTCYSGDIAAIVGIKNITTGDTLCDEDHAILLEPPSFPEPVISMAIEPKTKIDQEKMATALQRLAEEDPTFRVFTHEETGQTIIAGMGELHLEIIRDRMMREFKVDANAGKPQIAYKETILAAADGEGKLIKQSGGRGQYGHVIVKVAPNERGKGLTIENKIVGGTIPKEYIPACIKGIEEGVLNGIIGGYPVIDLHVDIVDGSFHEVDSNEMAFKLAAIFSLKDALKKAKAILLEPVMKVENITPDEFQGDIMGDLNRRRAKIQGIETKGNLCTVTADVPLAEMFGYATAIRSLSKGRSSYSMEPSHFEQVPAQVLAAVLDSQKK; this is encoded by the coding sequence ATGTCCGCCACTGCCACAGCACCCGCCACCGCCGCGAACCCGAATTCGCCCGACCGCGCGTTCCCGCTCGAGCGCACGCGTAACATCGGCATCTGCGCGCACATCGACGCCGGCAAAACCACGCTGACCGAGCGCATTCTTTTTTACACCGGCATGATCCACAAGATCGGTGAGGTGCACGAGGGCACTACGGTGACCGACTGGATGGAGCAGGAGCGCGAGCGCGGCATCACCATCACCTCCGCCGCCACCACTTGCTCGTGGTTGCAGAAGCCGGAGAAGGACGTCTTCAAGCTGTTCGAGAACATCAAGCAGCGCGTCAACATCATCGACACCCCCGGCCACGTGGACTTCACCGCCGAGGTGGAGCGTTCGCTCCGCGTGCTCGACGGCGCGATCGCCGTGTTCTGCGGTGTGGCCGGCGTGCAACCGCAGTCAGAAACCGTCTGGCGCCAGGCGACAAAATACAACGTCCCGCGCATCGCTTTCGTCAACAAGATGGACCGCACCGGCGCGGACTTCGAGGCGGCCGTCGAGAGCATGCGCACCAAACTCGGCGCGAACGTCTGGCCCATCCTCATCCCGCTGGGCAAGGAGGATAACCTGCGCGGACAAATCGACGTCGTTAACCAGAAAGCCATCCTTTACTCGGACAACGACGTGATGGGCTCGACCTACGAGGTCGCGGAAATTCCCGACGACCACAAGGAGATGGCCAAGAAAGCCTACGAGGATCTCATCACCCAGATGACCGACCTCGACGAGGAAATCGGCATGATGTTCCTCGAGGAGAAGCCGATCACCAAAGAAGACCTCAAGGCCGCCATCCGCCGCCAGACCATCGCGAACAAGTTCGTCCCGGTCGCCGGAGGTTCCGCGTTCAAGAACAAGGGCGTGCAATATCTCGTCGACGCCGTGGTGGATTATCTCCCGAGCCCGCTCGACATTCCGCCGGCCAAGGGTCAGGACCCGGACGACGCCACGCCGATCGACGCCGCGGCCAACGACAACGGCAATTTCGCCTCCCTCGCTTTCAAACTCTGGAGCGATCCGTTCGTCGGCAAACTCGTCTTCTTCCGCGTTTACTCGGGCAAACTTTCCAAGGGCGACACGGTCTACAACCCGCGCACGCGCAAACGCGAGCGCATCAGCCGCCTCATCCAGATCCAGGCCGACAAGCGCGAGGACATCGACACGTGTTACTCGGGCGACATTGCGGCCATCGTCGGCATCAAGAACATCACCACGGGCGACACGCTCTGCGACGAGGATCACGCCATTCTTCTCGAGCCGCCTTCGTTCCCCGAACCGGTCATCTCCATGGCCATCGAGCCGAAGACGAAGATCGACCAGGAAAAAATGGCCACCGCGCTGCAGCGCCTCGCCGAGGAAGACCCGACCTTCCGCGTCTTCACCCACGAAGAAACCGGCCAGACGATCATCGCCGGCATGGGCGAGTTGCACCTCGAAATCATCCGCGACCGCATGATGCGCGAGTTCAAGGTCGATGCGAACGCCGGCAAGCCGCAGATCGCCTACAAGGAAACAATCCTCGCGGCGGCCGACGGCGAAGGAAAACTCATCAAGCAGTCCGGCGGACGCGGTCAATACGGCCACGTCATCGTCAAGGTCGCCCCGAACGAGCGCGGCAAGGGCCTCACCATCGAGAACAAAATCGTCGGCGGCACCATCCCGAAAGAATACATCCCGGCCTGCATCAAGGGCATCGAGGAAGGCGTGCTCAACGGCATCATCGGCGGCTATCCTGTCATCGATCTGCATGTCGACATCGTCGACGGCTCGTTCCACGAGGTGGACTCGAACGAAATGGCGTTCAAACTCGCCGCGATTTTCTCGCTCAAGGACGCGCTCAAGAAAGCCAAAGCCATCCTGCTCGAGCCCGTCATGAAGGTGGAGAACATCACGCCCGACGAGTTCCAGGGCGACATCATGGGCGACCTCAACCGCCGCCGCGCCAAAATCCAGGGCATCGAGACGAAGGGCAATCTTTGCACCGTCACCGCCGACGTGCCGCTGGCCGAGATGTTCGGTTACGCCACGGCGATCCGCTCGCTTTCCAAAGGTCGCTCCTCCTACTCGATGGAGCCCTCGCATTTCGAACAAGTGCCGGCGCAGGTTCTTGCTGCCGTCCTCGACAGCCAGAAGAAATAA
- the rpsJ gene encoding 30S ribosomal protein S10 produces MAAQRIRIRLKAFDHMLLDRSVLEIVETAKRSGSAVAGPVPLPTKIERWTVNRSPHVDKKSMDQFERRTHKRLLDIIDPTAKTVDELRRLNLPAGVDINIQI; encoded by the coding sequence ATGGCCGCACAACGCATACGCATCCGCCTCAAGGCATTCGACCACATGCTGCTCGACCGCTCGGTCCTCGAGATCGTCGAGACAGCCAAGCGCAGCGGCTCCGCCGTCGCCGGCCCCGTGCCGCTCCCGACCAAAATCGAGCGCTGGACCGTCAACCGCTCCCCGCACGTGGACAAAAAGTCGATGGATCAGTTCGAGCGCCGCACCCACAAGCGTCTTCTCGACATCATCGACCCCACCGCCAAAACGGTGGACGAACTCCGCCGCCTCAACCTGCCGGCCGGTGTCGACATCAACATCCAAATTTAG
- a CDS encoding 50S ribosomal protein L3 — protein MSLGLLGKKLGMTRVYNDKGVSTPVTVIAAAGNKVLQVKTADTDGYVAVQVGFDDQKASRVSKAQNGHFAKTSSSPKKFIREFRGAALDAGADVPVTTFEVGQFVDVIGQSKGKGFQGVMRKHNFQGQPASHGSMMHRRTGAIGNRSTPGRVWKNQGMPGHMGDERVTVQNLQVIQVREEDGIILVSGAVPGAKGTYVVVRPAKKKSAAKTK, from the coding sequence ATGAGCCTCGGACTACTCGGTAAAAAACTCGGCATGACCCGCGTCTACAACGACAAGGGCGTGTCAACGCCGGTCACGGTCATCGCCGCCGCGGGAAACAAAGTCCTGCAGGTGAAAACCGCGGACACCGACGGCTATGTCGCGGTGCAGGTCGGTTTCGACGACCAGAAAGCTTCGCGCGTCAGCAAGGCGCAGAACGGTCACTTTGCGAAAACCTCGTCGTCGCCGAAGAAATTCATCCGCGAGTTCCGCGGCGCCGCGTTGGATGCGGGGGCGGACGTTCCCGTCACCACCTTCGAAGTCGGACAGTTTGTCGACGTCATCGGCCAATCGAAGGGCAAGGGCTTCCAGGGCGTGATGCGCAAGCACAACTTCCAAGGCCAGCCCGCCAGCCACGGTTCCATGATGCACCGCCGCACCGGCGCCATCGGCAACCGCTCCACGCCGGGCCGGGTCTGGAAGAACCAAGGCATGCCCGGGCACATGGGCGACGAGCGCGTTACCGTGCAGAATCTCCAAGTGATCCAAGTCCGCGAGGAAGACGGCATCATCCTCGTCAGCGGTGCGGTCCCCGGCGCGAAGGGCACCTATGTTGTTGTCCGCCCGGCCAAGAAAAAATCTGCCGCCAAGACCAAGTAA
- the rplD gene encoding 50S ribosomal protein L4, translated as MSAKVLTAAEAKKANIAIIENGKGTQAVHDVVTALRANRRTGSANTKTKADVNLSGAKPWRQKGTGRARAGYKSSPIWRGGGVVFGPKPRDYSKKTPKSVRKLALRKALSARILAGDVLLVEAPSVPDGKTAKFVAYVRKNAKDARNVLLVSPAFEETTFRAARNVGNVLLVSAADVNPEHLLRYDKILVTGDALAKISERTAA; from the coding sequence ATGAGCGCCAAAGTTCTCACCGCCGCCGAGGCCAAGAAGGCCAACATCGCCATCATTGAAAACGGCAAAGGCACGCAGGCTGTCCACGATGTGGTCACCGCCCTGCGCGCCAACCGCCGCACCGGTTCGGCCAACACCAAGACGAAGGCCGACGTCAATCTCTCGGGTGCCAAACCCTGGCGCCAGAAAGGCACGGGCCGCGCCCGTGCCGGTTACAAATCCTCGCCCATCTGGCGCGGGGGCGGCGTGGTCTTCGGACCCAAGCCCCGCGATTATTCGAAGAAAACTCCCAAGTCGGTGCGCAAGCTGGCCCTGCGCAAAGCGCTCAGCGCTCGCATTCTCGCCGGCGATGTTCTCTTGGTGGAAGCCCCCTCGGTTCCGGACGGCAAGACGGCCAAGTTTGTTGCCTACGTCCGCAAGAATGCCAAGGACGCTCGCAATGTCCTGCTCGTTTCGCCCGCCTTCGAGGAGACGACCTTCCGCGCCGCGCGCAATGTGGGCAACGTGTTGCTCGTCAGCGCGGCCGATGTGAACCCGGAGCACCTGCTCCGCTACGACAAAATTCTCGTGACCGGCGACGCCCTCGCCAAAATTTCCGAAAGGACGGCAGCATGA
- a CDS encoding 50S ribosomal protein L23, translated as MKEPFDIIRTVRLTEKAAHLTEKGNKYVFEVNPAANKLEIKQAIESLFQKKVASVNTANYAGKKKRERRADFGRRPHWKKAIVTLKEGEKLDLV; from the coding sequence ATGAAAGAACCCTTCGACATCATCCGCACCGTCCGCCTGACCGAGAAGGCGGCCCACCTCACCGAAAAGGGGAACAAATACGTTTTCGAGGTCAATCCCGCGGCCAACAAGCTCGAGATCAAGCAGGCCATCGAGAGCCTCTTCCAGAAGAAAGTCGCTTCGGTCAACACCGCCAACTACGCCGGCAAGAAAAAGCGCGAACGCCGCGCCGACTTCGGCCGCCGTCCGCATTGGAAGAAGGCCATCGTCACGCTCAAGGAGGGCGAAAAACTCGACCTCGTCTAA
- the rplB gene encoding 50S ribosomal protein L2, which produces MALKTFRPLTPSARFKVLPSFEEITKKKPEKSLVTTRKRTGGRNNQGRLTCRHIGGGHKRKLRLIDFKRRKHGVSADVVAIEYDPNRTARIALLQYSDGEKAYILAPDGLKVGMKVSSGPEAAPELGNSLPLERIPPGSAIHNIEIVPGRGGQVARSAGQQAFLNNFEAGYALVKMPSGEIRKIVGACYATIGQVGNTDHMNVSGGKAGRSRWLGIRPTVRGMVMNPIDHPMGGGNGKSKGGGGRQHPVSPWGQLSKGFKTRKKHKPSDRFIVERRKSKKKN; this is translated from the coding sequence ATGGCACTCAAAACTTTCCGCCCGCTCACGCCGTCCGCGCGCTTCAAAGTCCTCCCGTCCTTCGAGGAGATCACCAAAAAGAAGCCGGAGAAGAGCCTGGTCACCACGCGCAAGCGCACCGGCGGCCGCAACAACCAAGGTCGCCTGACCTGCCGTCACATCGGCGGCGGCCACAAGCGCAAGCTGCGCCTCATCGACTTCAAACGCCGCAAGCACGGTGTGTCCGCCGACGTTGTCGCGATCGAATACGACCCGAATCGCACCGCCCGCATCGCCCTGTTGCAATACTCCGATGGCGAGAAGGCCTACATCCTTGCGCCCGACGGTCTCAAAGTCGGCATGAAAGTTTCGTCCGGTCCCGAGGCCGCTCCCGAACTCGGCAATTCTCTGCCGCTGGAGCGCATCCCGCCCGGCTCGGCCATCCACAACATCGAGATCGTTCCCGGTCGCGGCGGTCAGGTTGCGCGCAGCGCCGGCCAGCAAGCATTCCTCAACAACTTCGAGGCCGGCTACGCGCTGGTCAAAATGCCCAGCGGTGAAATCCGCAAAATCGTCGGCGCGTGCTACGCGACGATCGGGCAAGTCGGCAACACCGACCACATGAACGTCTCCGGCGGCAAAGCCGGCCGTTCGCGCTGGCTCGGCATCCGCCCGACTGTGCGCGGCATGGTCATGAACCCCATCGATCACCCGATGGGCGGCGGCAACGGCAAATCCAAAGGCGGCGGCGGACGCCAGCACCCGGTCAGCCCGTGGGGCCAACTGAGCAAAGGATTCAAAACCCGCAAGAAACACAAGCCGTCGGACCGCTTCATCGTCGAGCGTCGCAAGAGCAAGAAGAAGAATTAA
- the rpsS gene encoding 30S ribosomal protein S19 gives MGRSLKKGPFVEAHLLEKIDRINEGGSKKPIKTWSRRSMITPDFVGHTFLVHNGKIFNSVFVTENMVGHKLGEFSPTRIFKKHGSHTAKVTK, from the coding sequence ATGGGCAGATCACTCAAAAAAGGGCCGTTCGTCGAAGCCCACCTTCTCGAAAAGATCGACCGCATAAACGAAGGCGGCTCCAAAAAGCCGATCAAAACCTGGTCGCGCCGCTCGATGATCACGCCGGACTTCGTCGGTCACACGTTCCTCGTTCACAACGGGAAAATTTTCAATTCGGTTTTCGTCACTGAGAACATGGTCGGGCACAAGCTCGGCGAATTCTCGCCCACGCGCATCTTCAAGAAACACGGATCGCATACGGCGAAAGTGACGAAATAA
- a CDS encoding 50S ribosomal protein L22 has product METRSIYRFARISPFKAREVTREIQGLPVQQALDLLAFTPKKAAVLVAKTLKSAVANAENNHQARPEALVVREAVVGEGPTLQRFQPKARGSAGPIRKRTSHIRIIVSDEIEIKTRESKKAGKKKTASKKPAAKKKTAAVKSESKPAAESPAPAETAAPAAEETK; this is encoded by the coding sequence ATGGAAACCAGGTCGATCTACAGATTCGCCCGCATCTCGCCTTTCAAGGCGCGCGAGGTGACGCGCGAGATCCAGGGACTGCCCGTGCAGCAGGCCCTCGATCTGCTCGCCTTCACGCCGAAGAAGGCCGCCGTGCTCGTTGCCAAGACGCTCAAGAGCGCCGTCGCCAACGCGGAGAACAACCATCAGGCGCGCCCCGAAGCCCTCGTGGTCCGTGAAGCCGTGGTGGGTGAGGGGCCGACCTTGCAGCGTTTCCAGCCCAAGGCCCGCGGCAGCGCCGGCCCGATCCGCAAACGCACCAGCCACATCCGCATTATCGTCAGCGACGAAATCGAGATCAAAACCCGCGAGTCGAAAAAAGCCGGGAAGAAAAAAACCGCTTCCAAGAAACCCGCGGCGAAGAAGAAAACCGCCGCGGTCAAATCAGAGAGCAAGCCGGCCGCCGAATCACCTGCGCCGGCCGAGACCGCCGCACCCGCCGCGGAGGAAACCAAATAA
- the rpsC gene encoding 30S ribosomal protein S3 — MGQKVHPIGFRLPVSRDWGSKWYAPRREFADHLHADLKIRQYLKKKLRQAAVSKIVIERAWNSLRVTIYTARPGLVIGRKGSEIETMTKEVAALSGDRQVKIDIQEIRSPETDAQLVAESVAGQLERRISFRRAMKKAVQIAMEQGALGIKIRCSGRLGGSEIARTEWYREGKVPLHTMRTPIDYGFAEAETTAGKIGIKCWICKAEEAAPKVSVREDKPAAESAPAPAPAGVQ; from the coding sequence ATGGGACAAAAAGTTCATCCGATAGGCTTCCGCCTCCCCGTCTCCCGCGACTGGGGATCCAAGTGGTATGCCCCGCGCAGGGAGTTCGCCGACCATCTCCACGCCGATCTCAAGATCCGCCAATACCTCAAGAAGAAGCTTCGTCAGGCCGCTGTCTCGAAGATCGTCATCGAGCGCGCCTGGAACAGCCTTCGCGTCACCATCTACACCGCCCGCCCGGGCTTGGTCATCGGCCGCAAGGGGTCGGAGATCGAGACCATGACCAAGGAAGTCGCCGCGCTCAGCGGTGACCGCCAGGTCAAGATCGACATCCAGGAAATCCGTTCGCCCGAGACCGACGCCCAGCTCGTCGCCGAGAGCGTGGCAGGACAACTCGAGCGCCGCATTTCTTTCCGCCGCGCGATGAAAAAGGCCGTGCAGATTGCCATGGAGCAGGGTGCGCTCGGCATCAAAATCCGCTGCTCGGGACGTCTCGGCGGTTCGGAAATCGCCCGCACCGAATGGTATCGCGAGGGCAAAGTGCCGCTCCACACCATGCGAACTCCGATCGACTACGGTTTCGCCGAGGCCGAGACCACGGCCGGCAAAATCGGCATCAAATGCTGGATTTGCAAAGCGGAAGAAGCCGCCCCGAAAGTTTCCGTCCGCGAGGACAAACCCGCCGCCGAAAGCGCGCCGGCCCCCGCTCCCGCCGGAGTCCAATAA
- the rplP gene encoding 50S ribosomal protein L16 translates to MPLMPKRVKFRKSQRGSRKGTASRNTNIDFGEFGLQTLDRAWITNVQIEAARVALTRNMKRKGKLWIRIFPDKSVTARPPETRMGKGKGAPEYWVAVVRPGNILFELDGVPESVARESLRLAANKLPIRTKFITRHHAS, encoded by the coding sequence ATGCCCTTGATGCCCAAACGCGTGAAGTTCCGGAAGTCCCAGCGGGGAAGCCGCAAGGGAACCGCGTCGCGCAACACCAACATCGACTTCGGCGAATTCGGGCTGCAGACGCTCGACCGCGCTTGGATCACCAACGTGCAAATCGAGGCCGCCCGTGTGGCTCTCACGCGCAACATGAAGCGCAAAGGCAAACTCTGGATCCGCATTTTCCCCGACAAGTCCGTCACCGCGCGTCCGCCCGAAACCCGAATGGGCAAAGGCAAAGGCGCGCCCGAATACTGGGTCGCCGTCGTGCGTCCGGGGAACATCCTTTTCGAGCTGGACGGCGTTCCTGAGAGCGTCGCCCGCGAATCCCTGCGCCTCGCGGCCAACAAGCTGCCGATCCGCACCAAGTTCATCACCCGCCACCACGCATCCTGA
- a CDS encoding 50S ribosomal protein L29 — protein MKTKEIAELSVDELRGRKRELRHEIFNLRLQQQSGQLEKPSLIRTLRREAARVETFLSQKIKAAAAKS, from the coding sequence ATGAAGACCAAGGAAATCGCCGAACTCAGCGTGGATGAACTCCGCGGCCGCAAGCGCGAGCTGCGCCACGAAATTTTCAACCTCCGCCTGCAGCAGCAGAGCGGACAGCTAGAGAAGCCGTCCCTCATCCGCACGCTGCGCCGCGAGGCCGCCCGCGTGGAGACCTTCCTCTCGCAAAAAATCAAAGCAGCAGCAGCCAAATCATGA
- the rpsQ gene encoding 30S ribosomal protein S17 translates to MSDTATTTAPAARGIRKTLVGEVVSDKMDKTVVVRTVSRVPHPRFGKIVKQVAKFHAHDAKNEAKTGDTVRIAETRPLSKTKRWRLVEIIKH, encoded by the coding sequence ATGAGCGACACCGCCACCACCACCGCCCCCGCCGCGCGCGGGATCCGCAAAACCCTCGTGGGCGAGGTCGTCTCGGACAAGATGGACAAAACCGTCGTCGTCCGGACTGTCAGCCGCGTCCCGCACCCGCGCTTCGGCAAGATCGTCAAGCAGGTTGCCAAATTTCACGCCCACGACGCCAAAAACGAGGCGAAGACAGGCGACACCGTGCGCATCGCGGAAACCCGCCCGCTGAGCAAGACCAAGCGCTGGCGCCTCGTCGAAATCATCAAACACTAA
- the rplN gene encoding 50S ribosomal protein L14 gives MIQLRSRLDVADNTGARMATMIGVIGKKSAFARVGDVITANVKEASPGGTVKKGEVVRAVIVRTRQPLRRPDGSALRFDTNAIVIIDKDLNPRGTRIFGPVARELREKNFMKIVSLAPEVL, from the coding sequence ATGATCCAGCTCCGCTCCCGTCTCGACGTAGCCGACAACACCGGCGCCCGCATGGCCACCATGATCGGCGTCATCGGCAAAAAATCCGCCTTCGCCCGTGTCGGTGATGTCATCACCGCCAACGTCAAGGAGGCTTCCCCGGGCGGCACGGTGAAAAAAGGCGAGGTCGTCCGCGCCGTCATTGTCCGCACCCGCCAGCCGCTCAGGCGCCCCGACGGATCGGCCCTGCGCTTCGACACCAATGCCATCGTCATCATCGACAAGGATCTCAATCCGCGCGGCACCCGCATCTTCGGTCCCGTGGCCCGCGAACTGCGCGAAAAGAATTTCATGAAGATCGTTTCCCTCGCTCCGGAGGTGCTATGA
- a CDS encoding 50S ribosomal protein L24 produces MNRVKTHVSKNDIVRVITGNHRGAEGKVLQVIRGKNQVLIEGVRMIKKHTRKSQEHPNGAVVQKEGPIHISNVKRIEAAKKEDAKPKTKAKAK; encoded by the coding sequence ATGAACCGCGTCAAAACACACGTCAGCAAGAACGACATCGTCCGCGTCATCACCGGCAACCACCGGGGTGCCGAGGGCAAAGTGCTGCAAGTCATCCGCGGCAAGAACCAGGTGCTCATCGAAGGGGTGCGCATGATCAAGAAGCACACGCGCAAATCACAGGAACACCCGAACGGTGCCGTCGTGCAGAAAGAAGGCCCGATCCACATTTCCAACGTGAAACGGATCGAGGCCGCCAAGAAGGAGGACGCCAAGCCCAAGACGAAGGCCAAGGCGAAGTAA